A part of Candidatus Krumholzibacteriia bacterium genomic DNA contains:
- the ccoN gene encoding cytochrome-c oxidase, cbb3-type subunit I, whose translation MSAPVQTRTVVYDDGIVRAFTLASVIFGVVGMLVGVIIAAQLSYWQANFGISWLSFGRLRPLHTNAAIFAFVGNALFAGIYYSMQRLLKTRLASNFLSWLHFWGWQAIIVAAAISFPLGLSQGKEYAELIWPIDLAVVVVWGVFAVNFFWTLGKRNEKNLYVAIWFYISTVVTIAVLYLVNNLALPTSWLHSYPLFAGVQDALVQWWYGHNTVGFFLTTPALGLMYYFLPKAAERPVYSYRLSIVHFWALIFVYIWAGPHHLLYTALPDWAQTLGMLFSIMLWAPSWGGMLNGLLTLRGAWDKLRTDPVIKFFVVAITFYGMSTFEGPLLSIKSVNALAHYTDWIIGHVHGGTLGWNGFLIAGMFYWLVPRLWNTKLYSKGLAEAHFWIGTLGMLLYVIAMWVGGVSTGLFWGALGADGFLKYPDFIEGLRSLRFLFGMRLFGGTLYLIGFLIMMVNVFMTVARGKAFNGEVEVTVQEKEPSVSTWKLLRGAPMVYSVLIIVLSVLLGVSGVIASAAVLATGTVVLIAAILGFGLSKREGPGWHRMLEGKPLAFTIIALVAILIGGVVEIVPMVMIRSEVPMVALNDSTMVESPTAQQPYSPLELAGRDIYIREGCYSCHSQMIRPFRHETLRYGDFSRAEEFRYDHPFQWGSKRTGPDLHRVGGKYANLWHYLHMKNPRDTSPGSNMPNYDHLLDRKVSARVMAGRMKALRKLCVPYSMEDIGNTEHYLLSQGEIITEDLASQGVEIDPQSEMVAMIAYLQRLGRGPQLSADVTPVPEVEETQEAN comes from the coding sequence ATGAGTGCCCCCGTTCAGACCCGCACAGTGGTCTACGACGACGGAATCGTGCGGGCCTTCACCCTTGCGTCGGTCATCTTCGGCGTGGTGGGAATGCTTGTGGGAGTCATCATCGCAGCCCAGCTTTCCTACTGGCAGGCCAACTTCGGCATCAGCTGGTTGAGCTTCGGTCGCCTGAGACCCCTTCACACCAACGCAGCGATTTTTGCCTTCGTCGGGAATGCCCTCTTCGCTGGCATCTACTACTCGATGCAACGACTGCTGAAGACCCGCCTGGCCAGCAACTTTCTCAGTTGGCTGCACTTCTGGGGCTGGCAGGCCATTATCGTAGCGGCTGCGATCAGCTTCCCGCTGGGTCTAAGCCAGGGCAAGGAATACGCTGAGCTGATCTGGCCCATTGACCTGGCGGTCGTGGTGGTCTGGGGGGTCTTTGCTGTCAACTTCTTCTGGACTCTGGGCAAGCGAAACGAGAAGAACCTCTATGTCGCCATCTGGTTCTACATTTCCACGGTGGTCACCATTGCCGTTCTCTACCTCGTTAACAATCTGGCCCTGCCAACCAGCTGGCTCCACAGCTACCCGCTCTTTGCCGGAGTTCAGGACGCACTGGTTCAGTGGTGGTACGGGCACAATACAGTTGGCTTCTTCCTGACCACGCCGGCTCTTGGCCTGATGTACTACTTCCTGCCCAAGGCCGCAGAGCGACCGGTCTACTCCTATCGCTTGAGCATCGTTCATTTCTGGGCACTGATTTTTGTCTACATCTGGGCCGGCCCCCACCACCTTTTGTACACGGCCCTGCCAGACTGGGCACAAACCCTGGGCATGCTCTTCAGTATCATGCTCTGGGCGCCAAGCTGGGGAGGAATGCTCAACGGACTGCTCACCCTGCGCGGAGCCTGGGACAAGCTGCGCACGGATCCTGTCATCAAGTTCTTCGTGGTGGCGATCACCTTCTACGGGATGAGTACCTTTGAGGGGCCCCTTCTTTCGATCAAGAGTGTCAACGCCCTGGCGCACTACACAGACTGGATCATCGGCCATGTCCATGGCGGCACTCTGGGCTGGAACGGGTTCCTGATTGCCGGCATGTTCTACTGGCTGGTTCCAAGGCTCTGGAACACGAAACTCTACTCCAAAGGGCTTGCAGAAGCTCACTTCTGGATCGGCACCCTGGGCATGTTGCTCTATGTAATTGCCATGTGGGTGGGCGGCGTCAGTACCGGTCTCTTCTGGGGCGCTCTCGGTGCCGACGGCTTCCTGAAATATCCGGACTTCATCGAAGGTCTTCGCTCCCTTCGTTTCCTCTTCGGCATGCGCCTCTTTGGCGGAACGCTTTACCTGATCGGCTTCCTGATCATGATGGTCAATGTCTTCATGACCGTCGCCCGTGGAAAAGCCTTCAACGGGGAAGTCGAAGTAACTGTGCAGGAAAAAGAGCCCTCGGTCTCCACCTGGAAACTCCTCCGTGGCGCACCGATGGTTTACTCCGTCCTGATCATCGTCCTCTCGGTCCTGCTGGGAGTCTCTGGCGTGATCGCCAGTGCAGCGGTTCTGGCAACAGGCACCGTGGTTCTGATTGCCGCAATCCTGGGCTTTGGGCTCAGCAAGAGGGAGGGCCCCGGCTGGCATCGCATGCTGGAGGGCAAGCCTCTCGCCTTTACGATTATCGCGCTCGTAGCCATCCTCATTGGTGGAGTCGTGGAGATTGTTCCCATGGTCATGATTCGCTCGGAGGTTCCCATGGTTGCTCTCAATGACAGCACCATGGTGGAGAGCCCCACGGCACAGCAGCCCTACAGCCCCCTGGAACTGGCCGGGCGAGACATCTACATTCGGGAAGGCTGCTATTCCTGCCACAGCCAGATGATTCGCCCCTTTCGCCACGAGACACTTCGCTATGGAGATTTTTCCAGGGCCGAAGAGTTCCGCTATGACCACCCCTTCCAGTGGGGCTCGAAGCGGACCGGCCCGGACCTGCATCGAGTGGGCGGGAAGTATGCCAACCTCTGGCACTACCTGCACATGAAAAACCCGCGGGACACTTCACCGGGCTCGAACATGCCCAACTACGATCACCTGCTCGATCGCAAGGTCTCTGCCCGCGTGATGGCAGGCCGTATGAAGGCGCTTCGCAAGCTCTGTGTTCCCTACTCGATGGAGGATATCGGAAACACAGAACACTACCTGCTCAGTCAGGGCGAAATTATCACAGAAGACCTGGCCTCTCAGGGCGTTGAGATCGACCCGCAAAGCGAGATGGTTGCCATGATTGCCTACCTCCAGCGACTTGGTCGGGGTCCCCAGTTGTCCGCCGATGTCACCCCCGTACCGGAAGTGGAAGAAACACAGGAGGCAAACTGA